TTTGCAGCAAACAACGCTGCACTTCCTCCTGCCGGGCCTGCTCCAATAATTACGATATCAAACAAAGAAATCTCTCCCTTCCAAAATAACTTTCATAACATAATTATATACTATGTATCGAAAAAGAAAAGTCCTAAAAACACTTTCATGAAAAAAGTCCACCTTCTCTATGATAGAAAAGGTGGACTTCCCGAATGCATGATATTCTTTTCCATCATTATCGTGTAATCCAGTAACGGCGGATCACAATCCCATCCTCGTCCGTACATTCCGCTTCAAACACGCCACCGTTCTTTACTATCGTTTTTTCCGATGCAACATTATCATAATCACAAATCACCAATACTTCGTTTATCCCCAGCTCACTCGTGATGTTTAGAGCTTGCGCTAAAATTTCCGTCGCATATCCTTTGCGTCTCTCGGAAGGGCGGATTCCATATCCGATGTGCCCGCTGTATTTTCGTAAACGCTCGTTGAGACGATGCCTAATATTCACCGCCCCCACTATGCGCTGCTCTTCATTTATGAGCCAATACGTCGAATGAGGAACATATCCCTCCGAAAGATTTTCCTCGCTACTCTCACTCTTCAGAAATTCCAGATACGCAGGAAAATCATAAGGCTCCCGATCCACCACCCACGGTACGATAGGCTCTCCACTTTCTTTCCACTCTTCGTAAAAGGAAATATACTCTGCTTGAAGTTCTGCACAAGGCTTTGTTAAATACAGTCGCCCAGCCATCGACTCCACTCCCTTTGCATATTTTTGCGTAAAATTCTTTCTATTATAGCTACAAGAAGAGAGAGTTACTAGCCAAACAATTTTTCACCTTCTTGAATCACTTCTATTAGTTGACGAAAAGCCGCGTAAGAAGAAGCGCATTTCCAGTCCAAGCGCCTCTGGAGCCCAACTCAGCGTAGGAAAAAATGGCGGGGAATTTCAGCTTCACTTATGAACTACCTCTTCGAAACTTCAACGTTTGAAGCGCTCCCGCCATTTTTTCCGAAGCGGACAGTCCCCACCCCTTGCGGGGCGTAGGCCGAAGCGCAGACTGGAAATGCGCTTCTTCCTCCCACTACCGCCACTTCAAAAACAAAAAAAACGCGGCACAAGCAACGAATCGCCTGTGCCACGCTCTTAACTGATTAATATTTGTTAAACAACATGATCCAGAGGGAACCTGCAATGATTGTAAATACAAACACAAGTCCAAGAATCAATGTCTGTACGTTGTAGCGTGGTTTTTCTCCTTCGCGGATGTGCATGAAGAAGACCAACTGAACTACGAACTGCAAGAGCGCCATTACCAAGATCGTGATCATGGTCGCCGTTTTACTCAAAATCGGGTTCATGACCAGCACGAGTGGGATAATGGTGAGCACGATCGACAGGATAAAACCGATCACGTACTCTTTCATCGATCCGTGACTATGATGTCCGCCATGGTTTTGATGTTGTGCCACCTTACATCACCCCCATCAAGTAAACGACTGTGAAGAGGAAGATCCACACAACGTCAAGGAAGTGCCAGTACAAGCTCAGGTTGGTAATTTTGCGGCGA
This genomic stretch from Brevibacillus sp. DP1.3A harbors:
- a CDS encoding GNAT family N-acetyltransferase, which gives rise to MAGRLYLTKPCAELQAEYISFYEEWKESGEPIVPWVVDREPYDFPAYLEFLKSESSEENLSEGYVPHSTYWLINEEQRIVGAVNIRHRLNERLRKYSGHIGYGIRPSERRKGYATEILAQALNITSELGINEVLVICDYDNVASEKTIVKNGGVFEAECTDEDGIVIRRYWITR
- the cyoD gene encoding cytochrome o ubiquinol oxidase subunit IV, which translates into the protein MAQHQNHGGHHSHGSMKEYVIGFILSIVLTIIPLVLVMNPILSKTATMITILVMALLQFVVQLVFFMHIREGEKPRYNVQTLILGLVFVFTIIAGSLWIMLFNKY